CCGCCGTCCATGTCCAGCTCCTCCGCGCGCCCGTTGCGGGCGTGCTTCAGGCGCTCCACGCGCTCCTCCAGCTCCACGTCGCGGTCCCAGCGCTGCGCGCGCGGGAAGCGGGGGAGCTGGTCCTCGGGCACGGCCAGGCCGCGCTGCACCGCCGCCAGGATGTCGCGGCCTCGCCGCTGCGCCATCCCCTCGGAGACGCCGGTGATGTTGCGCAGGGCGCGCTGGTCCTCCGGCGGCGCCGCGCTCATCTCCAGGAGGGCCTGGTTGTTGAGGACGCGAAAGGTGGCCTGGTCGCGCTCGCGGGCCACGCCCTCGCGCCACTCGTGCAGCTCTCGCAGGATCGCCAGCCCGCGCGGGGCCAGGTCGCGCGCGCCCTTCATCTTGAGGAACGCTTCGCGCCCCTCCTCCGGCTCCACGAACTTGGTCAGCTCGCGCCGGCGGAACTCCTCCTCCGCCCAGGCGAGGCGGCCGCGCTCCTCCAGCGCCGCGCGGAGCTTGTCGCGCAGGGCGGGGAGGTGCGCCGTGTCGGTGGCGGCGTACTGCTTCATCCCCTCGGTGAGCGGGCGCTCCGCCCAATCCGCGCGCTGGTACTCCTTGGGGAGCTTGAGGCCCAGGTACTTCTCCACGATGCTCCCCAGCCCCAGCGACTTCTCGCCCAGGAAGGAAGCGGCGATCTGCGTGTCGAAGAGCCCCGCCACGGAAAGACCCGCGTCGCGGTCCAGGATGCGCAGGTCGTAGTCCGCGTCGTGGAACACGGTCTCCACCGCCGGGTCCTCCAGGAGGTCGGCGAGGGGGTCCAGGATGCCCACCGTGAACGGGTCGACGAGGAAGTGCTCCTCGCGCGAGGAGATCTGCACCAGGCTCATCCGGTCGAAGAACCGGTGGTACCCCGCCGCCTCGGTGTCCACCGCGATCAGCGGCAGTCCGCGCAGCCGCTCCACGGTGCGCCGGAGCCCTTCGGGAGTGTCGATGTATTCGTATTCCATTGCCGCCAGGGTAAAAGACGCGGCAAAATCGCCCCGTGCGCGAGGTGTGGCAAGGGCAGGGGGGAAAGTGCTAAGTCCTGAGTGCTAAGTCCTCAAAGCGCACTCACGCACTTCC
The DNA window shown above is from Longimicrobium sp. and carries:
- a CDS encoding ribonuclease D encodes the protein MEYEYIDTPEGLRRTVERLRGLPLIAVDTEAAGYHRFFDRMSLVQISSREEHFLVDPFTVGILDPLADLLEDPAVETVFHDADYDLRILDRDAGLSVAGLFDTQIAASFLGEKSLGLGSIVEKYLGLKLPKEYQRADWAERPLTEGMKQYAATDTAHLPALRDKLRAALEERGRLAWAEEEFRRRELTKFVEPEEGREAFLKMKGARDLAPRGLAILRELHEWREGVARERDQATFRVLNNQALLEMSAAPPEDQRALRNITGVSEGMAQRRGRDILAAVQRGLAVPEDQLPRFPRAQRWDRDVELEERVERLKHARNGRAEELDMDGGFLMSRAVLEEVGKARPRDLEQLAAVQGVRRWQVEALGDALLKVL